One Roseomonas sp. OT10 DNA window includes the following coding sequences:
- a CDS encoding NYN domain-containing protein: MADWIYVDNSNVFIEGQRVSALAKGMALNIYDAFDNRILDTSYRMSFGKLYQFVAGTDPKGTARAMLFGSRPPENDAVWNLAKRAGFEVVTHDRNFANKEKKIDTGIVAALTRDAYKSAQPGDVFTIVSGDSDYVPAVENLVSDGFQVDVVFWDHASRELKAACSNFISLNQHLDALRP, encoded by the coding sequence ATGGCTGACTGGATCTACGTCGATAACTCGAACGTCTTCATCGAGGGACAAAGGGTCAGCGCACTCGCCAAGGGCATGGCGCTGAACATCTATGACGCATTTGACAACCGAATTCTCGATACGAGCTATCGGATGAGCTTTGGGAAGCTCTACCAGTTTGTGGCTGGCACTGACCCCAAGGGCACGGCCCGCGCCATGCTGTTTGGATCTCGTCCCCCGGAGAATGACGCGGTTTGGAACCTTGCAAAGCGCGCTGGTTTTGAGGTCGTTACTCATGACCGCAACTTCGCCAATAAGGAAAAGAAGATCGACACTGGGATCGTGGCGGCGCTAACGCGTGATGCCTACAAGAGCGCGCAGCCTGGAGACGTGTTTACCATCGTGTCAGGGGACAGTGACTACGTTCCCGCAGTGGAAAATCTCGTATCCGACGGTTTCCAAGTCGATGTCGTCTTCTGGGACCATGCCTCGCGGGAGCTGAAGGCCGCATGCTCAAACTTCATATCGCTCAATCAGCACTTGGACGCTTTGCGCCCTTGA
- a CDS encoding tape measure protein: MADSTRRVSVRLSLDDAGRVKQELREVGETGQRSLERIQGGADRASRALDLLDIAVRGVQIAGLAAGLRAVVVAGDALTQSMGRLNTALGSVERAGEIYDRLYRDSLQTGVAVRESVDAFARFSIAAREIGATSDQVATLVGGLQRIAIASGASQQEIASSTQQLAQALASGTLQGDELRSILEGLPTLAQALARELGVSIGELRKLGSEGKLTADTVFPALLRAVERLNGEFERAPLSVGRAFGQLTAAADQFLARLDQAIGLSNALARALSGAARVLDGVRRGSGLLLPSEQEADRRAQAEALRAQIARLEAENDGRDSLRSQPRRGSIRGGLVGTAQQQAGVDRAARLEELRRQYQELSEEITRGEQAAGERQRTEQEAAAGQAAEARRRRTAADAEELRKALDDRFRINSEYDDRVRRLREAEAAGGITAADRTRLETLALRERDEALRRIEGTTRRVAAIPRPDREAEREINDIIRERERLIQNNENAQERYTRRLETLGRLVERADRIGQPIPDETVSREANAALEELERSQQRVQQATERTSNTARELGLTFSSAFEDAIIKGESFSKVLQGILQDIARIVVRRTITEPLGTAVTSSLAGFDFGSIFSGIGSALGGLFRAEGGPVAGGQPYIVGERGPEWFVPNRSGTVLPNGMAPGGPVINQSITIDARGADAGVEARLRVLSAQIVRQASAATLDAIRRGGSATSIVRG, from the coding sequence ATGGCGGATAGCACGCGCCGCGTCTCGGTCCGGCTATCGCTGGACGATGCCGGCCGGGTCAAGCAGGAGCTGCGCGAGGTCGGCGAGACCGGCCAGCGCAGCCTGGAGCGCATCCAGGGCGGCGCCGATCGCGCCTCCCGCGCGTTGGACCTGCTCGACATCGCCGTCCGCGGCGTTCAGATCGCCGGCCTCGCCGCTGGGCTGCGCGCCGTGGTCGTCGCCGGCGACGCGCTCACCCAATCCATGGGCCGGCTCAACACGGCGCTGGGCTCCGTCGAGCGTGCCGGCGAGATCTACGACCGGCTGTATCGCGACAGCCTGCAGACCGGCGTCGCCGTGCGCGAGAGCGTGGACGCCTTCGCCCGCTTCTCGATCGCGGCGCGCGAAATCGGCGCCACCTCGGACCAGGTCGCCACGCTGGTCGGCGGCCTGCAGCGCATCGCCATCGCGTCTGGCGCCAGCCAGCAGGAGATCGCCTCCTCCACTCAGCAGCTCGCCCAGGCGCTGGCCTCGGGCACGCTGCAGGGCGACGAGCTGCGCTCGATCCTGGAAGGTCTGCCGACCCTGGCGCAGGCGTTGGCGCGCGAGCTCGGCGTCTCCATCGGCGAACTCCGAAAACTCGGCTCCGAGGGCAAGCTCACCGCCGACACGGTGTTCCCCGCGCTGCTCCGCGCCGTCGAGCGGCTCAATGGCGAGTTCGAGCGGGCACCCCTCTCGGTCGGCCGCGCCTTTGGGCAGCTCACCGCCGCCGCCGATCAGTTCCTCGCCCGGCTCGACCAGGCGATCGGCCTGTCCAACGCCCTGGCGCGGGCGTTGTCCGGCGCCGCGCGCGTGCTGGACGGCGTGCGCCGCGGCTCCGGCCTGCTGCTCCCCTCCGAGCAGGAAGCCGACCGCCGCGCCCAGGCCGAGGCGCTGCGCGCCCAGATCGCCCGCCTCGAGGCGGAGAACGATGGCCGCGACAGCCTGCGCTCGCAGCCCCGGCGTGGCTCGATCCGCGGCGGGCTGGTCGGCACCGCCCAGCAACAGGCCGGCGTGGATCGCGCCGCCCGGCTGGAGGAGCTGCGCCGGCAGTACCAGGAGCTGTCGGAGGAAATCACCCGCGGCGAGCAGGCCGCCGGCGAGCGCCAGCGCACCGAGCAGGAGGCCGCAGCTGGCCAGGCCGCCGAGGCTCGCCGGCGCCGCACGGCCGCCGATGCCGAGGAACTCCGCAAGGCGCTCGACGATCGCTTCCGGATCAACAGCGAATACGACGACCGCGTCCGCCGCCTGCGCGAGGCCGAGGCCGCGGGCGGCATCACCGCCGCCGATCGTACCCGCCTCGAAACCCTGGCGCTGCGCGAGCGCGACGAGGCGCTGCGCCGCATCGAGGGCACCACCCGCCGCGTGGCTGCCATCCCGCGCCCCGACCGCGAGGCCGAGCGCGAGATTAACGACATCATCCGCGAGCGCGAGCGGCTGATCCAGAACAACGAGAACGCCCAGGAACGCTACACCCGCCGCCTCGAAACCCTCGGCCGGCTGGTGGAACGCGCCGACCGCATCGGCCAGCCCATCCCCGACGAGACGGTCTCGCGCGAGGCCAATGCCGCGCTGGAGGAGTTGGAGCGCAGCCAGCAGCGCGTCCAGCAGGCGACCGAGCGCACCAGCAACACGGCGCGCGAACTCGGCCTGACCTTCTCCTCCGCCTTCGAGGACGCGATCATCAAGGGCGAGAGCTTCTCCAAGGTGCTGCAGGGCATTCTGCAGGACATCGCCCGCATCGTCGTCCGCCGCACCATCACCGAGCCGCTCGGCACGGCGGTGACCTCCAGCCTGGCCGGCTTTGACTTCGGCTCGATCTTCTCGGGGATTGGCTCGGCGCTGGGCGGGCTGTTCCGCGCCGAGGGCGGGCCGGTCGCAGGCGGCCAACCCTATATCGTGGGCGAGCGTGGTCCCGAATGGTTCGTGCCGAACCGCAGCGGCACCGTGCTGCCCAATGGCATGGCGCCGGGCGGGCCGGTGATCAACCAGAGCATCACCATCGACGCCCGCGGCGCCGATGCCGGCGTCGAGGCACGGCTGCGGGTGCTTTCGGCGCAGATCGTCCGCCAGGCCAGTGCGGCGACGCTCGACGCCATCCGCCGCGGCGGCAGCGCCACCTCCATCGTGCGGGGATAG
- a CDS encoding DUF6950 family protein: MNRLPGWPERLAALITAAEHRPFDATRWNCGRFAMAAVVACTGQRPSWQHRPTLAAMADTAGYPRVPVPFARAGDVVLAADPERLGVVLDAGRAAFVGPSGLLRLPITACTTAWRIG, translated from the coding sequence GTGAACCGGCTGCCCGGCTGGCCGGAGCGGCTGGCGGCGCTGATCACCGCCGCGGAGCATCGGCCCTTCGACGCGACACGCTGGAACTGCGGACGGTTTGCCATGGCGGCGGTGGTCGCTTGCACGGGGCAGCGCCCGTCCTGGCAGCACCGCCCGACCCTCGCCGCGATGGCCGACACCGCCGGCTACCCGCGCGTGCCAGTGCCTTTCGCCCGTGCCGGCGACGTGGTGCTCGCGGCCGATCCCGAGCGCCTCGGCGTGGTGCTCGACGCCGGCCGCGCCGCCTTCGTCGGACCCTCGGGCCTGCTGCGCCTCCCCATCACCGCCTGCACCACCGCCTGGAGGATTGGCTAA